The following proteins are encoded in a genomic region of Inquilinus sp. KBS0705:
- a CDS encoding YncE family protein has product MKHIKILKGLLLCMVTLCCANAFAQKGTGLHIIKKHAIKGEGGWDYVTVDAAEKKIYVSHGTQVNILSTVTGDSIGIIPNTNGVHGIALVKGLGKGYVSNGRDNTCLVFNLKTNAEITRIPVGTNPDAIFYDDFSKKVYTFNGRSKDASVIDPATDKLVATIPLGAKPETGVSDGKGKIFVNAETTNEVVVIDAKTYKVLNRYKILNGDEPSGLAIDRATNRLFIGCGGNQTMVVMDATNGKNLAKFAIGDCDGVAFDPALKLAYSSNGDGNVSVIKEVSANKFIFVENIATEKGARTIGIDELTHHLFLPTAQTQAVAPTADNAHPWPKVVPGTFHVIELGK; this is encoded by the coding sequence ATGAAACACATTAAAATTTTAAAGGGATTGTTGCTTTGCATGGTTACGCTTTGTTGTGCCAACGCTTTTGCGCAAAAAGGCACGGGTTTGCATATTATAAAAAAACATGCTATTAAAGGCGAAGGCGGTTGGGATTATGTAACCGTTGATGCCGCGGAAAAAAAGATTTATGTATCGCATGGTACGCAGGTTAATATTCTAAGCACAGTTACCGGCGACTCGATAGGCATTATTCCAAACACCAATGGGGTGCATGGCATAGCATTGGTAAAGGGTTTGGGTAAAGGTTACGTAAGCAATGGCCGCGATAACACATGCTTGGTTTTTAACCTGAAAACCAATGCCGAAATAACCAGGATACCGGTAGGCACCAATCCGGATGCTATATTTTATGATGATTTTTCGAAAAAGGTATACACATTTAACGGACGCAGTAAGGATGCCAGCGTAATAGACCCGGCTACCGATAAGCTAGTGGCTACCATTCCGCTGGGAGCCAAGCCCGAGACAGGTGTATCTGATGGTAAAGGCAAAATATTTGTAAACGCCGAAACTACCAACGAGGTAGTTGTAATTGATGCTAAAACATATAAGGTTTTAAACCGTTACAAGATACTTAATGGCGACGAACCTTCGGGTTTGGCAATAGACAGGGCGACCAATCGTTTATTTATTGGCTGCGGTGGTAACCAAACCATGGTAGTTATGGATGCCACAAATGGTAAAAACCTGGCAAAGTTTGCCATTGGCGATTGCGATGGCGTGGCCTTTGACCCGGCTTTAAAACTGGCGTATTCATCAAACGGTGATGGCAACGTATCTGTAATAAAAGAAGTTAGCGCCAATAAATTTATATTTGTAGAAAACATTGCTACAGAAAAGGGCGCACGCACCATTGGTATTGATGAGCTTACTCATCATTTGTTTTTACCAACAGCCCAAACACAGGCCGTTGCACCAACTGCAGATAATGCGCACCCGTGGCCTAAAGTGGTACCGGGTACTTTTCATGTAATAGAATTAGGAAAATAG
- a CDS encoding efflux RND transporter permease subunit: MNNFFITHKKPISLMLFIILLGGGFAYSRLQTSLFPEITFPKIKVIADAGLQPVNKMMVTVTKPLENAIKQVPDLHYVRSTTSRGSCEISAYMNWDADIDLSQQRIESRIAQIKNDLPPEVSVTVEKMNPSILPVSGYTLESHNLSPIELKQLATYTVKPFLSQVDGVSEIRVIGGKTKEYWLVLNRQKMSSLGLTPDMISNALTQTAFIKSEGYLSDYKMLYLTVTDASVNTSQQLQNLVISNDRKRVIQLKDVAEIQINPGIEYTKINANGHEGVLIAVIKQPNSNLVDLSSAMADKVAALQKVLPKGVTIKPYYIQADFVNESVKSVSDSLWIGLALAIIVAIIFLRSVKASATILITIPVTLCLTLIVLYAIGYTLNIMTLGAIAAAIGLIIDDAIVVVEQIHRTHEEHPEEPTLALLQRAIDYLFPAMVGSSVSTIVIFIPFLLMTGVAGAYFKVMTNTMIITLVCSFFVTWIGLPVIYLLLTKNKAGNSLKAKEEAHGVKRQRWVSFFILRPFVSIIVILLLVAVIVFIPSKLETGFLPDMDEGSIVLDYNSPPGTSLEETDRMLRQIETIILKEPEVQAYSRRTGTEMGFFITEPNKGDYLIQLKKGHDKSTEEVISDLRQKIEASQPALRVDFGQVIGDMLGDLMTSTQPIEIKVFGDDQAKLQQLSKQVAAIVTDIKGTADVFDGIVIAGPSVNIIPDYAKLAQYDLNPSALQLQVQSALEGNVIGNLFEKEQQSAIRMVYPGNRQLDVAGIKGLNLFLPNGRLIPITQLAKVELHTGDAEIERENLQAMGVISARLENSDLGTVIPAIQKGIAEKINLPPGYHVEYGGAYAEQQQSFKELLMILVTASLLVFGVILFLFKQFRIALLILVVAVLGIGGSLLALFLTHTPLNVGSYTGLIMIVGIIGENAIFTFWQFRESARESSVDDAIVYSISTRLRPKLMTALGAIIALMPLALGIGAGAQLHQPLAIAVIGGFLAALPLLLIVLPSMMRVFYRNHQFDKK; this comes from the coding sequence CTGAATAACTTTTTCATCACCCATAAAAAGCCTATCAGCTTAATGCTGTTTATTATTTTATTAGGCGGCGGCTTTGCTTATTCACGGCTGCAAACATCATTATTCCCCGAGATCACCTTCCCTAAAATAAAGGTAATTGCCGATGCGGGCCTGCAGCCGGTAAACAAAATGATGGTAACGGTTACCAAGCCGTTAGAGAACGCTATAAAACAAGTGCCCGACCTGCATTATGTGCGCAGCACTACCAGCCGTGGCAGTTGCGAAATATCAGCCTATATGAATTGGGATGCCGATATTGACCTTAGCCAGCAACGCATCGAATCACGCATAGCGCAAATAAAAAACGACCTGCCGCCCGAAGTGAGTGTTACTGTAGAGAAGATGAACCCATCTATACTACCGGTAAGTGGCTACACACTGGAGAGCCACAACCTATCGCCCATTGAATTAAAGCAGCTGGCAACTTATACCGTAAAACCATTTTTGTCGCAGGTTGATGGGGTATCGGAGATACGGGTTATAGGTGGTAAAACAAAAGAGTACTGGCTGGTGCTTAACCGCCAAAAAATGAGCTCGCTTGGCTTAACGCCGGATATGATAAGCAACGCGCTTACACAAACGGCGTTCATCAAATCGGAGGGATACCTGTCTGATTATAAAATGCTGTACCTAACCGTAACTGATGCAAGTGTTAACACCAGCCAGCAACTGCAAAACCTGGTAATAAGCAACGACCGCAAACGGGTTATACAGCTAAAAGATGTAGCCGAAATACAAATAAACCCCGGCATTGAGTATACCAAGATAAACGCGAACGGCCACGAGGGCGTGCTGATAGCGGTTATTAAACAACCAAACTCCAACCTGGTCGATCTGTCATCGGCCATGGCCGATAAGGTTGCCGCACTGCAAAAAGTATTGCCAAAAGGCGTAACCATAAAGCCTTACTACATACAGGCCGATTTTGTGAACGAGTCGGTTAAAAGCGTGAGTGATAGTTTATGGATAGGTTTGGCGCTGGCCATTATTGTGGCTATTATTTTTTTACGATCTGTTAAGGCAAGCGCTACCATATTAATAACCATACCGGTAACCCTATGCCTAACACTTATTGTGCTTTACGCTATAGGCTACACGCTTAATATCATGACGCTTGGCGCCATAGCAGCCGCCATAGGTTTAATAATAGATGATGCCATTGTAGTGGTTGAGCAAATACACCGCACCCACGAAGAGCACCCCGAAGAGCCGACATTAGCCCTGTTACAAAGGGCTATAGATTACCTTTTCCCGGCAATGGTGGGCTCATCTGTGAGTACCATTGTCATATTTATTCCCTTTTTGTTAATGACAGGTGTAGCAGGAGCCTATTTTAAAGTGATGACCAATACCATGATCATTACGCTGGTATGTTCGTTTTTTGTGACCTGGATAGGCTTACCTGTAATTTATTTGCTGCTTACCAAAAACAAAGCAGGGAACAGTCTTAAAGCTAAAGAAGAAGCGCATGGCGTTAAACGGCAGCGCTGGGTATCCTTTTTTATTTTACGGCCTTTTGTGAGCATCATTGTTATACTGCTTTTAGTTGCGGTAATCGTATTTATACCCTCAAAACTGGAAACCGGCTTTTTACCCGATATGGATGAGGGCAGCATTGTATTAGATTATAACTCGCCGCCGGGCACTTCGTTAGAAGAAACCGACCGTATGCTGCGGCAAATAGAAACTATTATTCTAAAAGAGCCCGAGGTACAAGCCTACTCGCGACGTACGGGCACCGAAATGGGCTTTTTTATTACCGAACCTAATAAGGGCGACTATTTGATACAACTTAAAAAAGGCCACGATAAAAGTACCGAAGAAGTGATAAGCGATCTGCGGCAAAAAATTGAGGCATCGCAACCGGCATTAAGGGTTGATTTTGGGCAGGTGATAGGTGATATGCTTGGCGACCTGATGACCTCTACCCAACCTATCGAAATTAAGGTTTTTGGCGACGATCAGGCTAAACTGCAACAATTATCTAAACAGGTTGCCGCTATAGTAACTGATATAAAGGGTACTGCCGATGTTTTTGACGGTATAGTAATAGCCGGCCCATCGGTAAACATTATACCCGATTATGCAAAGCTGGCGCAGTATGACCTGAATCCGTCGGCCTTGCAATTGCAGGTACAATCGGCATTAGAGGGGAATGTAATAGGTAACCTATTTGAAAAGGAACAACAATCGGCCATACGTATGGTTTACCCTGGCAACCGCCAGTTGGATGTAGCAGGCATAAAAGGTTTAAACCTGTTTTTACCCAATGGCAGGTTAATACCCATTACCCAATTGGCCAAAGTAGAACTGCACACCGGCGATGCCGAGATTGAGCGCGAGAATTTACAGGCAATGGGCGTTATCAGCGCCCGTTTAGAAAACAGCGACCTGGGTACAGTGATACCGGCCATACAAAAAGGTATAGCCGAGAAAATAAACCTGCCACCGGGTTACCATGTAGAGTATGGTGGTGCGTATGCCGAGCAGCAGCAATCGTTTAAAGAATTGTTAATGATATTGGTTACTGCAAGCTTGTTGGTTTTTGGGGTAATATTGTTCTTGTTTAAACAATTCAGGATAGCATTGCTGATACTGGTAGTAGCTGTATTGGGGATTGGCGGTAGTTTACTGGCTTTATTTTTGACCCATACGCCGCTAAACGTAGGCAGCTATACCGGGTTAATAATGATTGTAGGCATTATTGGCGAGAATGCCATATTTACCTTTTGGCAGTTTAGAGAAAGCGCGAGGGAAAGCAGTGTTGACGATGCGATAGTTTACTCGATATCGACCAGGTTAAGACCGAAGTTGATGACCGCCTTAGGCGCCATTATAGCGCTAATGCCATTGGCATTAGGCATAGGGGCCGGTGCGCAATTACACCAGCCCTTAGCTATTGCTGTAATTGGTGGCTTTTTAGCAGCACTGCCGTTGTTATTAATAGTGCTACCCAGCATGATGCGTGTATTTTACCGCAACCACCAGTTTGATAAAAAGTAA
- a CDS encoding TolC family protein, with protein sequence MKYLAGLFILFFATTHCFAQTKTLDDYLQQAVKNSPLLKDLNNQILSAQIDSVRIKAGFKPQVTASSTGLYAPVIKGYGYSSAITNGQSLSGLVTVSKSFIGKDYLNAQFAGLGLQQDSLRNSIKLSEQDLRRTIIGQYIAAYGSLQQQKFNQEIVNLLSSEEDLLKRLTRSNVYRQSDYLTFLVTLKQAQLQLLQTKLQYKTDYATLNYLSGIADTTIAELTKPELQRNISYDRNNSIFFKQYQLDSLRLLNSRKLIDYSYRPRASLFADGGYNSDLTSQYYKNFGTSVGFSVSMPIYDGGQRKLLYKKLSLEQESQRTYRAFANNQYTQQINQLNQQINEYDKLIAEINDQFKYSESLIKVDTKLLQTGDLKMADLILAVNNYLSIKNLLTQNVISRLQLINQLNYWSK encoded by the coding sequence ATGAAATATTTAGCCGGCTTATTCATTTTATTTTTCGCTACAACTCATTGCTTTGCCCAAACAAAAACCCTGGACGACTACCTGCAACAGGCGGTTAAAAATAGCCCCTTATTAAAAGACCTTAATAACCAAATACTATCGGCACAAATAGATAGTGTACGTATTAAGGCCGGCTTTAAGCCACAGGTTACAGCCAGCAGCACGGGCTTGTATGCCCCGGTGATAAAGGGTTACGGCTATTCGTCGGCTATTACCAACGGGCAATCGCTTAGCGGCTTAGTTACGGTTAGCAAATCGTTTATTGGTAAAGACTACCTTAACGCACAATTTGCCGGCCTGGGCTTGCAGCAAGATTCGTTACGAAACAGCATTAAACTAAGCGAGCAGGACCTGAGGCGTACCATTATTGGCCAGTATATTGCCGCTTATGGCAGCCTGCAACAGCAAAAATTTAACCAGGAAATTGTGAACCTGCTTAGCAGCGAGGAGGACCTTTTAAAACGGCTAACCCGCAGCAATGTATACCGCCAAAGCGACTACCTAACCTTTTTGGTTACCCTTAAACAAGCGCAACTACAGCTGCTGCAAACCAAACTACAGTATAAAACCGATTATGCTACGCTTAATTATCTATCCGGCATAGCCGATACCACTATAGCAGAACTTACTAAACCCGAACTGCAAAGAAACATAAGCTACGACCGCAACAACAGTATATTTTTTAAACAGTACCAACTGGATAGTTTAAGACTACTGAACAGTCGTAAACTGATAGATTACAGCTACCGCCCGCGGGCCAGCCTGTTTGCCGATGGTGGTTACAACTCGGACCTGACGAGCCAGTACTATAAAAACTTTGGCACCAGCGTGGGCTTTAGCGTTAGCATGCCTATTTACGATGGCGGCCAGCGTAAGTTGCTTTACAAAAAGCTATCGCTTGAGCAGGAATCGCAGCGCACCTACCGGGCCTTTGCTAATAATCAGTATACCCAGCAAATTAACCAGCTAAACCAACAGATAAACGAGTACGATAAGCTGATAGCCGAAATAAACGATCAGTTTAAATACTCCGAAAGCCTGATAAAGGTAGATACCAAGCTGCTGCAAACCGGCGACCTTAAAATGGCCGACCTGATACTGGCTGTTAATAACTACCTCAGCATAAAAAACTTGTTAACGCAAAACGTTATCAGCAGGCTACAACTTATTAACCAACTTAATTACTGGAGCAAATAA
- a CDS encoding RNA polymerase sigma-70 factor, whose product MCEILLYDIQLLDRLKQDDESALCAIYKKYWQPLYLSAYHVIKDKQICEDIIQELFIKLWNNRQAIEITVSLKAYLYAAIRYEVYRQIRSGSVRADIYDDLLERIHTPAVYGTIEYKELIAQISSVINKLPEKCREVYKLSREEHLSHKQIAERMNISAKTVENHLTKALRQLRTSLSIHVVVLLMAYFIK is encoded by the coding sequence ATGTGCGAGATACTATTATATGATATTCAATTGCTCGATCGCCTTAAGCAGGACGATGAATCGGCTTTGTGTGCCATATATAAAAAGTACTGGCAACCGCTTTATTTATCGGCTTATCATGTAATAAAAGATAAGCAGATATGCGAGGATATTATACAGGAGTTGTTTATAAAACTATGGAACAACCGCCAGGCAATTGAAATTACCGTATCGTTAAAAGCCTACCTGTACGCGGCCATCAGGTACGAGGTGTACAGGCAAATTCGTTCCGGTTCCGTGCGTGCCGATATTTACGATGACCTTTTAGAGCGTATACACACACCCGCCGTATACGGCACTATAGAATATAAAGAGCTGATAGCCCAGATCAGTTCTGTAATTAACAAACTGCCCGAAAAATGCCGCGAGGTTTACAAGCTAAGCCGCGAAGAACACCTGTCGCACAAGCAAATTGCTGAGCGCATGAATATTTCGGCAAAAACGGTCGAGAATCATTTGACCAAGGCGCTAAGGCAATTGCGCACATCGTTAAGTATCCATGTAGTGGTGCTTTTGATGGCGTATTTCATCAAATAA
- a CDS encoding HAMP domain-containing histidine kinase: MKLSAYYNKVSIVGTISVLLIGGIIYFFAINSIARDQLDRDLSKEVAEVIEYIDQHQQLPRPADFDENETVFIKTSNTKINTRFFDTVYCDKKLKTKSDGRAVERQINFKGQNYKCIITISRESTEYMIQVIAIITLVLTIVLLTVLFLANRYLLNDIWQPFYGLIGHLKAFNVSEPSGFKLADNNVDEFNELDSAIAVMSSRVKSDFQNLKQFTENASHEMLTPLAVITSKLDTLIQDETLKPEQFDQIHDIYGAAGKLSRLNQSLLLLVKIENNLIDNTEQIDVKSMVTEKSRQFQELMHDKNIRLEQTLGEKEVTASKYLIDILLNNLFSNAIRHNNANGTINVSLSADKLIFENTGADTPLNGDTVFDRFQKSSKSEGTGLGLTIVKNICSVYNWDIVYKYMAKVHVFEISF, encoded by the coding sequence ATGAAGCTGTCCGCCTATTACAATAAGGTGAGTATTGTGGGTACTATTTCGGTATTGCTTATAGGGGGCATTATTTACTTTTTTGCCATAAACAGTATAGCCCGCGACCAACTGGACCGCGACCTGTCTAAAGAGGTAGCTGAGGTTATAGAATACATTGACCAGCATCAGCAACTACCCCGGCCGGCTGATTTTGATGAGAACGAGACCGTATTTATAAAAACAAGTAATACAAAAATAAACACCCGGTTTTTTGATACGGTGTATTGCGACAAAAAGTTAAAAACAAAAAGTGACGGCAGGGCTGTAGAAAGGCAGATTAACTTTAAAGGGCAAAACTATAAGTGTATCATCACCATATCAAGAGAAAGTACTGAATACATGATACAAGTTATTGCCATAATAACCCTGGTGCTAACCATAGTTTTGTTAACCGTATTGTTTTTAGCCAACCGGTATTTGCTAAACGATATATGGCAACCATTTTATGGCCTTATTGGCCATTTAAAAGCTTTTAATGTATCAGAACCCAGCGGGTTTAAGCTGGCCGATAACAATGTTGACGAATTTAATGAACTGGATAGCGCCATCGCGGTGATGTCGTCGCGGGTAAAAAGCGATTTTCAAAACCTGAAGCAATTTACCGAAAATGCCTCGCATGAGATGCTTACCCCGCTGGCGGTGATCACCTCAAAACTGGATACCCTTATACAGGACGAAACCTTAAAACCTGAGCAATTTGACCAGATACACGATATATATGGCGCGGCGGGTAAACTGTCGCGGCTTAACCAATCGCTTTTGTTGCTGGTTAAAATTGAGAATAACCTTATAGACAATACCGAGCAAATTGATGTTAAAAGCATGGTAACCGAAAAGTCGAGGCAGTTTCAGGAGTTAATGCACGATAAAAACATCCGGTTGGAACAAACACTGGGCGAGAAGGAGGTAACCGCCAGTAAATACCTGATAGACATTTTACTGAATAACCTTTTTAGTAACGCTATAAGGCACAATAATGCTAACGGCACAATAAACGTTAGCTTAAGTGCCGATAAGCTTATTTTTGAAAATACAGGCGCTGATACGCCCCTAAATGGTGATACCGTATTTGACAGGTTTCAAAAAAGCAGTAAATCTGAAGGCACCGGTTTAGGCTTAACCATTGTAAAAAATATCTGCTCGGTTTACAACTGGGATATTGTGTACAAATACATGGCTAAGGTGCACGTTTTTGAGATCAGCTTTTGA
- a CDS encoding phosphatase PAP2 family protein: MKKVVVIILCLLAFKANAQQVTTDTTKKVSVIDTLKKDLLTVPDTVKHLHTKAWAMVPPAVLVAYGASNFFIPAVRRLDVSIYNDVNEDHPNFKHHPENYFQYTPAALVYGLNLVGVHGKNTFVDRTFIYLMAEGMMGATTFILKKATHRLRPDGSNYYSFPSGHTANAFAGAEFMAQELGGKSIGYSAVGYGFATATGVLRIYNRDHWFSDVIAGAGFGILATKGAYLLYPYIRNTFFKGDRDKEKNKDVPVELKKQRSSSSLLLPSYNNGVLGMQFAMEF, translated from the coding sequence TTGAAAAAAGTAGTTGTTATTATATTATGCCTTTTAGCTTTTAAGGCCAACGCACAGCAAGTTACCACCGATACTACCAAGAAAGTAAGTGTTATTGATACGCTAAAAAAGGACTTGTTAACGGTGCCCGATACCGTTAAACACCTGCATACAAAGGCGTGGGCCATGGTGCCGCCGGCTGTGTTGGTAGCTTATGGGGCAAGTAACTTTTTTATACCTGCGGTAAGGCGATTGGATGTAAGTATTTATAATGACGTAAATGAGGATCATCCTAACTTTAAGCACCATCCCGAAAACTATTTTCAGTACACGCCCGCAGCTTTGGTTTATGGGCTAAACCTGGTTGGGGTACACGGTAAAAATACCTTTGTAGATCGTACGTTTATTTACCTGATGGCCGAGGGTATGATGGGGGCAACAACTTTTATACTTAAAAAAGCTACCCACCGGTTACGCCCCGACGGATCAAATTATTATTCGTTCCCTTCAGGCCATACCGCCAATGCCTTTGCCGGTGCCGAATTTATGGCGCAGGAGTTGGGCGGTAAATCAATAGGATATAGCGCTGTAGGGTACGGCTTTGCAACGGCTACAGGCGTTTTGCGTATTTATAACCGCGACCACTGGTTTAGTGATGTAATAGCCGGGGCAGGCTTTGGTATTTTGGCTACCAAGGGTGCCTACTTACTATATCCCTATATACGTAACACCTTTTTTAAAGGCGACCGCGATAAAGAAAAAAATAAAGACGTACCTGTTGAATTGAAGAAACAACGCAGCAGCAGCTCTTTACTCTTGCCTTCCTATAACAACGGAGTATTAGGTATGCAGTTTGCCATGGAGTTTTGA
- a CDS encoding response regulator transcription factor, translating into MKILIVEDEQGLRENITSYLSEDGNVCESAHDLAGAMHKLACYDYDCVLLDIGLPDGEGFAVLDYLKSKMKNEAVIIISARNSLDDRIKGLNIGADDYLVKPFHLAELKARVVAIFRRKAANGNNTIIFNEIAINLQGRTVEINGTPVFLTRKEFDMLLYFIANKGKVISKNAIAEHLWGDEMDMHDNFDFLYTHIKNLRKKMMDASANDYLRSIYGIGYKFSA; encoded by the coding sequence TTGAAAATACTAATAGTAGAAGATGAACAGGGCCTGCGAGAGAATATTACAAGCTACCTAAGCGAAGATGGTAATGTTTGCGAAAGCGCACACGACCTTGCAGGTGCCATGCATAAACTGGCTTGCTACGATTACGATTGTGTTTTGCTGGATATCGGCTTGCCCGATGGCGAAGGATTTGCGGTTTTAGATTACTTAAAATCTAAAATGAAGAACGAGGCGGTTATCATTATATCGGCCCGTAACTCGTTAGATGACCGCATAAAGGGCCTTAACATTGGTGCTGATGATTATTTGGTGAAGCCTTTTCACCTGGCGGAGCTTAAGGCCCGTGTAGTAGCAATTTTTAGACGTAAAGCCGCCAATGGCAACAATACCATAATTTTTAACGAAATTGCTATAAACTTGCAGGGCCGCACGGTCGAAATTAACGGCACGCCTGTGTTTTTAACCCGTAAAGAGTTTGATATGCTGCTTTATTTTATTGCAAACAAGGGCAAGGTAATATCAAAAAACGCCATTGCCGAGCACCTATGGGGAGATGAAATGGATATGCACGATAACTTCGACTTTTTATATACCCACATTAAAAACCTGCGTAAAAAGATGATGGATGCATCGGCGAACGATTACCTGCGATCGATATATGGGATAGGTTATAAATTCAGCGCCTAA
- a CDS encoding cytochrome b/b6 domain-containing protein: MATIEPTRRDVQHPTQIKRYSASLRFWHWVNFIVISGSLITVLINSTITDDRATSGLLKTELQKSGATVTDEQTRGAAHALSDSVWAVHIYFGYVLAGLLVFRLLLEFFQLADQRFIRKMKSAYKQFNTIKKREVARHELTVKAIYAVFYLLLIVMAVTGLFLAFEDAMEPYKAIRHSVKEVHGFCMYLIIAFIVVHLAGVYLAERKDGKGIVSDMINGGAENN, encoded by the coding sequence ATGGCAACTATTGAACCTACCCGTAGAGATGTACAACACCCCACACAAATAAAAAGGTATTCGGCATCGTTACGTTTTTGGCATTGGGTAAATTTCATTGTGATAAGCGGCTCGTTAATTACGGTACTCATCAATTCAACCATAACAGATGACCGCGCAACATCGGGCCTGTTAAAAACCGAGCTGCAAAAATCGGGCGCTACCGTAACTGATGAGCAGACACGGGGAGCCGCGCATGCCTTAAGCGATAGCGTTTGGGCCGTGCATATTTATTTTGGCTATGTATTAGCAGGGTTACTGGTGTTTAGGTTACTATTGGAGTTTTTTCAGCTGGCCGACCAAAGGTTTATCCGCAAAATGAAGAGCGCCTACAAGCAGTTTAACACTATTAAAAAACGCGAAGTTGCCCGCCACGAATTGACCGTAAAAGCCATATACGCTGTTTTTTACCTGCTGCTTATTGTAATGGCAGTAACCGGTTTGTTCCTGGCTTTTGAAGATGCTATGGAACCGTATAAAGCCATCAGGCATTCGGTTAAAGAAGTGCATGGCTTTTGCATGTATCTTATTATTGCCTTTATAGTAGTGCATTTAGCTGGTGTGTACCTGGCCGAGCGCAAGGATGGTAAAGGTATTGTATCTGACATGATAAACGGCGGCGCAGAAAACAATTAA
- a CDS encoding HlyD family efflux transporter periplasmic adaptor subunit, with amino-acid sequence MKQSYFKPLHILFACLAVAVTASCGGNAASDEDAEVNAQTPVTITTVSNSALADTIELNATSSFLQKNFVKANAIGYIQKVNVQPGHYVEKGQLMFTIKTKEAQTIGNTINVLDTTFKFSGINNIRASRSGFVTQLAHQAGDYVQDGEQLATISDRESFAFVLQLPYELRGVIANNQNLVLTLPDGERLNGHIASVMPSVDTLSQTQGIVIKVNSSHPIPENLVAKALLIKTAKSSAPSLPKSAVLANETQNEFWVMKLINDTTAVKLPVKKGIESGGRVEILSPQLGATDRIAVSGNYGLADTARVKIVK; translated from the coding sequence ATGAAGCAATCCTATTTTAAGCCATTACATATTTTATTTGCATGCCTGGCAGTAGCGGTAACCGCATCGTGCGGCGGTAATGCAGCAAGTGATGAGGATGCGGAGGTAAATGCGCAAACACCCGTAACCATTACCACCGTTAGCAATAGTGCCCTGGCCGATACTATCGAACTGAATGCCACTTCATCGTTCCTGCAAAAAAACTTTGTTAAGGCCAATGCCATTGGTTATATACAAAAGGTAAATGTGCAGCCCGGCCATTATGTAGAAAAAGGGCAGTTAATGTTTACCATAAAAACCAAAGAGGCGCAAACCATTGGCAATACTATTAATGTATTAGATACCACTTTTAAATTTTCGGGCATAAACAATATACGGGCATCGCGCAGCGGCTTTGTAACGCAACTGGCACACCAGGCAGGCGATTATGTGCAGGATGGCGAACAATTGGCCACCATCAGCGACCGCGAAAGCTTCGCCTTTGTTTTACAGTTACCCTACGAATTAAGAGGCGTTATAGCCAACAACCAAAACCTTGTACTTACCCTGCCCGATGGCGAAAGGTTAAATGGCCATATTGCATCGGTAATGCCATCGGTAGATACTTTGTCGCAAACGCAGGGCATCGTAATAAAAGTAAACAGCAGCCATCCCATTCCCGAAAACCTGGTGGCTAAGGCGCTGCTCATTAAAACCGCTAAAAGCAGTGCGCCATCGTTACCAAAATCGGCCGTGTTAGCTAACGAAACCCAGAACGAGTTTTGGGTGATGAAACTGATAAACGATACCACCGCCGTAAAGCTGCCGGTTAAAAAGGGAATAGAATCGGGCGGAAGAGTGGAGATACTTTCGCCGCAACTGGGCGCTACCGACCGTATTGCGGTAAGCGGTAATTATGGTTTGGCAGATACCGCCCGGGTTAAAATTGTGAAATAA